In the Fibrobacter sp. UWT2 genome, one interval contains:
- a CDS encoding family 16 glycosylhydrolase, which produces MMHLKTTLSVLAIAAVATMAKDFSGAELYTLKEVQYGKFEARMKMAAASGTVSSMFLYQNGSEIADGRPWVEVDIEVLGKNPGSFQSNIITGKAGAQKTSEKHHSVNPAADQAFHTYGLEWTPNYVRWTVDGHEVRKTEGGQVSDLKGTQGLRFNLWSSESAAWVGNFDESKLPLFQFINWVKVYKYTPGQGEGGSDFTLDWTDNFDSFDGSRWGKGDWTFDGNRVDLTEKNIYSKDGMLILALTRKGQESFNGQVPRDDEQAPVSSSSVTPSSSSVASSSSETPSSSSEQFNQFSSSSNPTGILPTHAKQLQAKEVRGTVNAKGARVNPNNKANYQVDFNF; this is translated from the coding sequence ATGATGCATCTTAAAACGACTCTTTCCGTACTCGCAATCGCGGCAGTAGCAACTATGGCAAAAGATTTTTCCGGCGCAGAACTCTATACCTTGAAGGAAGTCCAGTACGGTAAATTCGAAGCCCGTATGAAGATGGCCGCAGCTTCTGGAACGGTCAGCTCCATGTTCCTTTACCAGAACGGCTCTGAAATCGCCGATGGACGTCCTTGGGTCGAAGTCGATATCGAAGTTCTAGGCAAAAACCCGGGCAGTTTCCAGTCTAACATCATTACCGGTAAGGCAGGCGCACAAAAAACCAGCGAAAAGCACCATTCAGTGAACCCGGCTGCAGACCAGGCTTTCCACACCTACGGCCTCGAATGGACCCCCAACTACGTTCGTTGGACTGTAGACGGTCATGAAGTCCGTAAGACCGAAGGCGGCCAGGTAAGCGACCTCAAGGGAACGCAGGGCCTCCGCTTTAACCTTTGGTCTTCCGAAAGCGCCGCTTGGGTCGGAAATTTCGACGAATCCAAGCTCCCGCTCTTCCAGTTCATCAACTGGGTCAAGGTTTACAAGTATACTCCGGGCCAGGGCGAAGGCGGCAGCGACTTCACTCTCGACTGGACAGACAATTTCGACTCGTTTGATGGTTCCCGCTGGGGCAAGGGCGACTGGACCTTTGACGGCAACCGCGTCGACCTCACCGAAAAGAACATTTATTCCAAGGACGGCATGTTGATCCTCGCCCTCACTCGCAAGGGTCAGGAAAGCTTCAACGGCCAAGTCCCGCGAGACGACGAACAGGCTCCGGTTTCGAGCAGCAGCGTTACCCCCAGTTCATCTAGCGTTGCATCGTCGTCTAGCGAAACTCCGTCTAGCAGCAGCGAACAGTTCAACCAGTTCAGCTCCTCTAGCAATCCGACCGGAATCCTTCCGACCCACGCCAAGCAGTTGCAGGCCAAGGAAGTCCGCGGCACCGTCAACGCCAAGGGCGCACGCGTGAACCCGAACAACAAGGCCAACTACCAGGTTGACTTCAATTTCTAG
- a CDS encoding ABC transporter ATP-binding protein produces MDDITLKVDHLKAGYDGKTVLNDISFDVKKGEIRMILGSSGCGKSTLMNNILKLYKSESGTITFFGKQFGAKEGLDFETRLRTGVLFQNGALLSDLTVAENAMLPLIRSMPYMPKKQMEAIVADRLEKVHLLHAFHKYPSELSGGMKRRAALARAIALKPELLFCDEPSTGLDPVTARSLDELLLELRDTLGVSMVIVSHELESIKIVCDRFIYLKDGYVLMDGTLQQGLESEDPILKHFFNRQCPKEEDNHEYYHFNFID; encoded by the coding sequence ATGGACGACATTACACTCAAAGTAGATCACCTGAAGGCCGGTTACGACGGAAAGACCGTGTTGAACGATATTTCGTTCGACGTCAAGAAAGGCGAAATCCGCATGATTCTCGGCAGTTCGGGTTGCGGCAAGTCAACGCTGATGAACAACATCCTTAAGCTCTACAAGTCCGAAAGCGGAACGATAACCTTTTTCGGAAAACAGTTCGGAGCCAAGGAAGGCCTTGATTTCGAGACACGCCTACGCACGGGAGTGTTGTTCCAGAACGGGGCACTCCTTTCGGACTTGACCGTGGCTGAAAATGCCATGCTCCCGCTCATCCGCAGCATGCCCTATATGCCCAAGAAGCAAATGGAAGCGATTGTGGCAGACCGCCTTGAAAAAGTGCACCTATTGCACGCCTTCCACAAGTACCCCTCCGAACTTTCGGGCGGCATGAAGCGTCGCGCAGCACTTGCCCGTGCCATCGCCCTCAAGCCGGAACTACTCTTTTGCGACGAGCCCTCGACAGGTCTTGATCCGGTGACCGCCCGTTCGCTCGATGAACTTTTGCTTGAACTTCGCGACACGCTCGGGGTTTCGATGGTGATCGTGAGCCACGAACTCGAAAGCATCAAGATTGTCTGCGACCGCTTTATTTACCTGAAAGACGGCTACGTGCTCATGGACGGCACCTTGCAGCAAGGGCTTGAAAGCGAAGATCCGATTCTCAAGCATTTCTTCAATAGGCAATGCCCCAAGGAAGAAGACAACCATGAATATTACCATTTTAACTTTATCGATTGA
- the ruvB gene encoding Holliday junction branch migration DNA helicase RuvB gives MDDQRIISPERRTGDESDVERTLRPPSLAEFTGQKNIKESLSIAIEAAKHRGDSLDHCLFCGPPGLGKTTLAGIIAKEMGVNIHITSGPVLEKASDLAGLLTSLQENDILFIDEIHRLNRVVEEYLYPAMEDFRLDIMLDSGPAARSVNLPLKHFTLVGATTRSGLLTSPLRDRFGLQYRLELYDEDDIKSILMRSAKILNVGLEEDAAKLLSGRCRGTPRIANRVLRRCRDVAQVRGTGVIDLMSASKTLEMLGIDGEGLDHMDRKILSMIIDKFGGGPVGLGTIGAALGEEPDTLEEVYEPYLIRKGLLARTPRGRTATRTAYEMLHRTIPKTLAEASAQESLDL, from the coding sequence ATGGACGACCAGCGTATTATTTCTCCGGAACGCAGAACGGGCGACGAAAGCGATGTCGAACGCACGCTCCGACCGCCTAGCCTTGCTGAATTTACCGGCCAGAAGAACATCAAGGAAAGCCTTTCGATCGCTATTGAAGCCGCGAAACACCGTGGCGATTCGCTAGACCATTGTTTGTTCTGCGGACCTCCGGGACTTGGCAAGACGACTTTGGCGGGAATCATCGCCAAAGAAATGGGCGTAAACATCCATATTACGAGCGGTCCTGTTCTCGAAAAAGCGAGCGACTTGGCAGGGCTTTTGACAAGCCTGCAAGAGAACGACATCCTGTTTATCGACGAAATTCACCGCCTGAACCGCGTAGTGGAAGAATACCTCTACCCCGCTATGGAAGACTTTAGGCTCGACATTATGCTGGATTCCGGACCGGCGGCTCGCAGCGTGAACTTGCCGCTGAAGCATTTTACGCTGGTGGGCGCGACGACTCGAAGCGGTTTGCTCACAAGCCCGTTGCGCGACCGATTCGGCTTGCAGTACCGCCTGGAGCTTTATGACGAAGACGACATCAAGAGCATCTTGATGCGCAGCGCGAAGATTTTGAATGTAGGGCTCGAAGAAGATGCGGCCAAACTTTTGAGCGGTCGTTGCCGTGGAACGCCTCGAATCGCAAACCGAGTGCTGAGGCGTTGCCGAGATGTGGCTCAAGTTCGCGGCACAGGCGTTATCGACTTGATGTCGGCGAGCAAGACTCTTGAAATGCTCGGCATCGACGGCGAAGGCCTGGACCACATGGACAGGAAGATTCTCTCGATGATTATCGACAAGTTCGGCGGTGGCCCCGTGGGGCTGGGCACCATCGGGGCAGCGCTCGGCGAGGAGCCGGACACCCTCGAAGAAGTCTATGAGCCGTACTTGATTCGCAAGGGGCTCCTCGCGCGAACGCCGCGTGGCCGTACCGCCACGCGCACCGCCTACGAGATGCTCCACCGCACCATTCCGAAAACACTTGCAGAAGCCAGTGCGCAAGAATCGCTGGATTTGTAA
- a CDS encoding ABC-type transport auxiliary lipoprotein family protein — protein sequence MLKKLVLLSAIALSLSACLGGGSSEPTRYYTIAVENIQAPSSETFAGKSLLVRKFTIDQAYQRTNIVYRESAYDFMFYDLDLWASRPEHMITRVVSEYVEKSGMFQSVVSGNGSMPEYELSGHVNAIEEVDESSSQSAHLALGFTFKNVKSNTMLWEGKCDKNRSTDSREPRVTAEAISKLLAECMEDALQSIAKISE from the coding sequence ATGTTGAAGAAATTAGTTCTTTTATCGGCAATTGCACTTTCGCTCTCAGCATGCCTGGGCGGGGGGTCCAGCGAGCCGACTCGTTATTACACGATTGCGGTCGAAAACATTCAGGCCCCCTCTTCGGAAACATTTGCCGGCAAGAGCCTGCTGGTACGCAAGTTCACTATTGACCAGGCCTACCAACGCACAAACATCGTTTACCGCGAATCCGCCTACGACTTTATGTTCTACGATCTGGACTTGTGGGCAAGCCGCCCCGAGCACATGATTACCCGAGTCGTCTCGGAATACGTTGAAAAGAGCGGAATGTTTCAATCCGTCGTTTCGGGAAATGGCTCTATGCCGGAATATGAACTTTCCGGCCACGTCAACGCCATTGAAGAAGTAGATGAAAGTAGCTCTCAATCTGCACACTTGGCACTTGGCTTTACCTTCAAGAACGTAAAATCAAATACAATGCTTTGGGAAGGCAAATGCGACAAGAATCGTTCCACCGACAGTCGCGAGCCGAGAGTAACAGCAGAAGCAATTTCGAAACTCCTGGCTGAATGCATGGAAGACGCCCTGCAATCGATAGCCAAGATTTCCGAATAA
- a CDS encoding ABC transporter permease — protein MQAQTVSLPKILSAGNSQFLLKNCIKILRNGPLTVDGTDLESMDYSGDAFFALLADTSEKYGHELTLAHFNEEIKAQLRALKREKIPEKVKHGYSNFLEAIGAKTVVVAKEVAEVFILLNMSIYWMICGPFDKGRSKFGGTAKQVFMLGTEATGICFLMVALICFTMALQSSFMLKAVGGGSYLASGLGYLIFAEISPLLTTIILAGRSGSSIAAEIANMSVCEEIKAIKTMAISPVQYLVVPRFIAMTICTPILAFCAGIAGCLAGFLIGYFFFDISFANYFQSIRDGIPPILFLKSTVKSIAFGWLVTLISCNKGLNAEGGAEAVGLATTSSVVVSISAIIVADCAFSFIFY, from the coding sequence ATGCAAGCACAGACCGTTTCACTTCCTAAGATTCTGTCAGCCGGAAACAGCCAGTTTCTGCTGAAGAATTGCATCAAGATTTTGCGAAACGGCCCGTTAACCGTAGATGGAACAGACCTTGAGTCCATGGATTACAGCGGCGATGCCTTTTTTGCTCTTTTAGCAGACACCAGTGAAAAGTACGGTCACGAACTGACCCTCGCCCACTTCAACGAAGAAATCAAGGCGCAGCTCAGGGCACTCAAGAGAGAGAAAATCCCCGAAAAAGTCAAGCACGGCTACAGCAACTTCCTCGAAGCCATCGGCGCAAAGACGGTCGTTGTCGCCAAAGAAGTCGCCGAAGTATTCATTCTCTTGAACATGAGCATTTACTGGATGATCTGCGGTCCCTTCGACAAAGGACGCAGCAAGTTCGGCGGGACCGCCAAGCAGGTCTTTATGCTCGGTACCGAAGCTACTGGCATCTGCTTTTTGATGGTCGCACTCATCTGCTTTACCATGGCGCTCCAAAGCTCCTTCATGCTCAAGGCCGTTGGCGGCGGTTCCTACCTCGCCTCGGGACTGGGCTACCTGATTTTCGCCGAAATCAGTCCGCTCCTCACGACTATTATCTTGGCAGGTCGTTCCGGCAGCTCCATTGCCGCAGAAATTGCGAACATGTCCGTCTGCGAAGAAATCAAGGCGATTAAGACGATGGCGATTTCACCGGTGCAGTACCTGGTGGTCCCCCGCTTTATCGCAATGACCATCTGCACGCCGATTCTCGCCTTCTGCGCTGGCATTGCGGGCTGCCTCGCCGGTTTCCTGATTGGATACTTCTTCTTTGACATTTCATTTGCGAACTACTTCCAGTCGATTCGCGACGGGATTCCGCCGATACTGTTCCTCAAGAGTACGGTCAAGTCCATCGCATTCGGTTGGCTGGTCACGCTGATTTCTTGCAACAAGGGCCTCAACGCCGAAGGCGGTGCCGAAGCGGTAGGCCTTGCAACGACTTCTAGCGTCGTGGTTTCTATTTCGGCGATCATTGTCGCGGACTGCGCATTCAGCTTTATATTCTACTAG
- a CDS encoding MlaD family protein, whose protein sequence is METTRSERIKIGAFMLLCGVMICVFLGYVLSRFLNKEFDNYYTVFSESVIGLYTDAQVKLNGIDVGNVTGIEIDSSNLNQVVVRFRVNKGTPIKIGTRAGMTHGISLTGEKQIVLSGGRFDEPDVQEGGFVPAEKTAFDEMANKATDIIGHIDSLLTNINKIFSSENADNISSAIKNFEGASRNLNNMTQNLNKPINNISNAAASMKNVLAEIEEAKIAAKTSENMDLVKEKIAAIDTKSMNENITQTLESINQLSKRLDQMVYKNQDQVGDAVVELNAVLENLEEFSQKIKNNPSVLIHAENKSRRK, encoded by the coding sequence ATGGAAACCACACGCTCCGAACGAATCAAGATTGGCGCATTCATGCTCCTTTGCGGAGTCATGATCTGCGTATTCCTTGGCTATGTACTTTCGCGCTTTTTGAACAAGGAGTTCGACAACTATTATACGGTATTCAGCGAATCCGTTATCGGACTTTACACAGACGCCCAGGTCAAGCTGAACGGTATCGATGTCGGTAACGTGACAGGAATTGAAATTGATTCTTCGAACCTGAATCAGGTGGTTGTCCGCTTCCGCGTAAACAAGGGTACTCCGATCAAGATCGGCACCCGCGCCGGTATGACCCACGGCATTTCGCTCACCGGAGAAAAGCAGATTGTGCTTTCGGGCGGACGTTTTGACGAGCCCGATGTACAGGAAGGCGGCTTTGTGCCTGCCGAAAAGACAGCCTTTGACGAAATGGCAAATAAGGCCACCGACATTATCGGCCATATCGATTCGCTTTTGACCAACATCAACAAGATTTTCTCGTCGGAAAACGCCGACAACATCAGCAGCGCCATCAAGAATTTCGAAGGGGCGTCCAGGAACCTGAATAACATGACTCAGAACCTGAACAAGCCTATCAACAACATTTCGAATGCCGCGGCATCCATGAAAAACGTTCTCGCCGAAATCGAAGAAGCTAAAATTGCAGCTAAGACCAGCGAAAACATGGACCTAGTCAAAGAAAAGATTGCCGCGATTGACACCAAGAGCATGAACGAAAACATCACGCAGACTCTGGAGTCGATCAATCAACTTTCTAAGCGCCTCGACCAGATGGTTTACAAGAACCAGGACCAAGTCGGCGATGCCGTAGTAGAACTCAACGCCGTGCTTGAAAACCTCGAAGAATTCTCGCAAAAAATCAAGAACAACCCGTCGGTGCTGATTCACGCCGAAAACAAGTCTAGAAGGAAGTAA
- the ruvA gene encoding Holliday junction branch migration protein RuvA, which translates to MIERIRGILIEKSPTFVVVDVNGVGYGVNISAYTAGKLPEVESEVTLYTNLVVREDSMTLFGFADKTEKDTFIMLLEVNGVGPKLAQRILSGSSPADLLNMIASDNKSALGKIKGLGKKTCEQMVLSLKDKAGAMLQALGDVEGSGITGMGALTGPKMEAVLALHTLGVKDPAAEKAVMKAAEILGDSADAATLIPEALKYL; encoded by the coding sequence ATGATTGAACGGATTCGCGGAATTTTGATTGAAAAGTCCCCCACTTTCGTGGTCGTGGATGTAAATGGCGTGGGTTACGGCGTGAATATTTCGGCCTACACGGCAGGCAAGTTGCCCGAGGTGGAAAGCGAAGTGACGCTCTACACGAACCTGGTGGTGCGCGAAGATTCCATGACGCTGTTCGGTTTTGCCGACAAGACCGAGAAAGACACCTTTATCATGCTGCTCGAAGTGAACGGCGTAGGCCCTAAGCTCGCCCAGCGCATTCTGAGCGGCAGCTCCCCTGCTGACCTCTTGAACATGATTGCAAGCGACAACAAGAGCGCCTTGGGCAAGATCAAGGGACTCGGCAAAAAGACCTGCGAACAGATGGTGCTTTCGCTGAAGGACAAAGCAGGAGCTATGTTGCAGGCCTTGGGCGATGTGGAAGGATCCGGAATTACCGGAATGGGCGCTCTCACGGGCCCGAAGATGGAAGCGGTTCTTGCCTTGCATACGCTCGGCGTGAAGGATCCGGCGGCAGAAAAGGCCGTGATGAAGGCGGCTGAAATCTTGGGCGACTCGGCAGATGCCGCGACACTTATTCCAGAGGCTTTGAAATATTTATAA
- a CDS encoding TIGR02171 family protein, with protein sequence MQIYLIACSNSEQVLSEEIPAGGIISDSLALNDSLVRDSLLRDSLLNDSLLRDSLYRDSLLRDSLVRDSLLNDSLLRDSLFKDSVLRADSLAEVERLNKNGMFLITSKGVSVDLGTNLAEARVSERPAMKVKLNYDFYLSKHETTCAEFNSLMKKATGLALECESENLPATNVTYFDAVLFANERSKENELDTAYTYASARFDSEKHCVNLEGLAYHPEKVAYHLPTEAEWVYAASKNWNMREAWTADDSQFKLHNVCSKSIPSTEFCDLAGNAMEWVNDWLGTFRDTTVLNYVGPPDGGALGQRVVKGGSYRNTSNAVNFYSRGDVYAVTSSTRAEYVGFRLAYGAIPDAVWMDADGKAALSRIILLANSSTLHSVVKTFNAKLAFRNDVSGNLAFVDYSSGAQTVVEIEDTLEVFHPDISPDGNLVAFCTKFEGVEGPSELYVRELNKEGSRLVKLDFESASIPRWRILENGDTAIVFVTSSGNNNDEAAFRSASTWQVTFANRKFGTPQKLFDGAYHGGISKDNRLAVTGARRLRAKVADSESPLSQSARDTMWYNGEQACNVSLSQDKRKKTLFLDFGSATGRNFVGKRYATHERLLIADSLGRLVQSIGAPAGMTFDHSEWVRGSSHLAVATLVNVNGSHRTIVLMDLTDSSFVNLAESDELWHPSLWVNESAFADDDSGLDLDSAAFYYDNVSNPLLSHKMNIFWSASDSLNVVALGSSRMSVGFIANAITYGKAFNMAAIPSDMDLSLYLARYYILNHCPHLKAIVVGLDFDLWSEPENTTVTQNLLSFPGYFYDYTHKYWMGVEGVEELKNISRKIVEGNDVLNGFAWNMGWVPVEEGFSWNNTGLNENIVVNDSTWSDKPTNYRREMYNLQMLIEDAARKGVKVLGVVFPQSPEYANTGSFGRHGMRRSHALKLLEDVREFEQQYDNFYLMDENKMGNHDYADSLAYDYDHLNALGGAQITSRIDSVLNAIK encoded by the coding sequence TTGCAGATTTATCTGATAGCCTGTTCTAATTCGGAACAGGTTTTATCTGAAGAAATCCCTGCAGGAGGCATTATTTCAGATAGCCTCGCCCTAAACGACAGCTTGGTTAGAGACAGTCTTTTAAGGGATAGTCTGCTGAACGACAGTCTTCTTAGAGATAGTCTCTATAGGGACAGTTTGCTCAGGGATAGCCTGGTCAGGGACAGTCTCCTGAATGATAGCCTGCTTCGAGACAGCCTGTTTAAAGACAGCGTTCTTCGTGCGGATAGCCTCGCTGAGGTTGAACGCTTGAACAAGAACGGAATGTTCCTGATTACTTCGAAGGGTGTGTCCGTTGACTTGGGTACGAATCTTGCCGAAGCCCGTGTAAGTGAACGTCCTGCCATGAAAGTCAAGTTGAATTATGACTTTTACTTGTCCAAGCATGAGACGACTTGCGCCGAATTCAACAGCCTGATGAAAAAGGCGACGGGCCTTGCGTTGGAATGCGAAAGTGAAAATCTTCCTGCAACTAATGTGACCTATTTTGATGCGGTTCTTTTTGCGAATGAGCGTAGCAAGGAAAACGAGCTTGATACGGCTTACACTTATGCTTCAGCCCGATTTGATTCAGAAAAGCATTGCGTTAACCTTGAGGGCTTGGCTTATCATCCCGAAAAGGTCGCCTATCATTTGCCCACCGAGGCGGAATGGGTTTATGCAGCAAGCAAGAACTGGAATATGCGTGAGGCCTGGACGGCCGATGATTCTCAATTCAAGTTGCATAATGTCTGCAGCAAGTCTATTCCCAGTACGGAATTTTGCGATTTGGCAGGCAACGCCATGGAATGGGTCAATGACTGGCTGGGAACCTTCCGCGATACGACTGTCCTGAATTATGTGGGGCCTCCTGACGGAGGAGCGCTCGGTCAGCGCGTGGTGAAGGGCGGTAGCTACAGAAATACCTCGAATGCCGTCAACTTTTATAGCCGCGGCGATGTTTATGCGGTGACTTCTTCGACTCGTGCCGAATATGTTGGATTCCGCTTGGCGTATGGCGCGATTCCTGATGCGGTGTGGATGGATGCCGACGGCAAGGCTGCCTTGAGTAGAATTATCCTATTGGCCAATTCTTCGACTTTGCATTCGGTTGTAAAGACTTTCAATGCGAAGCTTGCTTTCCGCAACGATGTCTCGGGAAATCTTGCTTTTGTCGATTATTCTAGCGGCGCGCAGACGGTTGTCGAAATCGAGGATACGCTGGAAGTATTTCACCCCGATATATCGCCTGACGGAAACCTCGTGGCATTTTGCACCAAGTTTGAAGGGGTAGAGGGACCATCGGAACTTTATGTCCGCGAATTGAATAAAGAAGGATCCCGTCTCGTTAAGCTGGATTTTGAAAGTGCGTCCATCCCGCGTTGGCGAATCCTCGAAAATGGCGATACGGCGATTGTGTTTGTGACCTCCTCCGGCAACAATAATGATGAAGCCGCGTTCCGTTCTGCATCTACTTGGCAGGTGACTTTTGCAAATCGAAAATTCGGGACTCCGCAAAAGCTTTTCGATGGCGCTTATCATGGCGGAATCAGCAAGGATAACCGCCTGGCTGTAACCGGTGCAAGGCGCTTGCGTGCAAAAGTAGCCGATTCAGAATCCCCGTTGTCGCAATCTGCTCGCGACACCATGTGGTACAATGGCGAACAGGCCTGCAACGTATCGCTCTCGCAAGATAAGCGCAAAAAGACTCTGTTCCTGGATTTTGGCAGCGCGACTGGCCGTAATTTTGTCGGGAAAAGGTATGCCACCCATGAGCGGCTTTTGATTGCAGATTCCTTAGGTCGCCTGGTGCAATCGATTGGTGCGCCTGCGGGGATGACTTTTGATCATAGCGAATGGGTGAGAGGCTCCAGTCATCTCGCCGTGGCGACTCTTGTCAATGTCAACGGCTCCCATCGAACCATTGTACTGATGGATTTGACGGATAGCAGCTTTGTCAATCTTGCCGAAAGTGATGAACTGTGGCACCCGAGTCTGTGGGTAAACGAGAGCGCTTTTGCTGACGATGATTCCGGTCTCGATTTGGATAGTGCCGCCTTCTATTATGATAATGTTTCTAATCCGTTGCTGTCGCACAAGATGAATATTTTCTGGAGCGCCTCCGATTCCTTGAACGTTGTCGCCTTGGGTTCTTCGCGAATGAGTGTCGGTTTTATTGCGAATGCGATTACCTACGGGAAGGCGTTTAATATGGCCGCTATCCCTTCTGATATGGATCTTTCCTTGTATTTGGCTCGGTATTATATTCTCAACCATTGCCCGCACCTAAAGGCCATTGTCGTCGGACTTGATTTTGACTTGTGGTCGGAACCAGAAAATACGACCGTGACGCAGAATCTCCTTTCCTTCCCGGGGTATTTTTATGACTATACCCATAAATACTGGATGGGTGTCGAAGGCGTAGAAGAACTCAAGAACATTAGCCGAAAAATTGTTGAAGGAAACGATGTCTTGAACGGCTTTGCTTGGAATATGGGGTGGGTCCCCGTCGAAGAAGGTTTTTCGTGGAATAATACGGGCTTAAACGAGAATATTGTCGTCAATGATTCTACCTGGAGTGATAAACCGACGAACTATAGGCGTGAAATGTACAATCTGCAAATGCTGATTGAAGATGCTGCCCGGAAAGGGGTGAAGGTTCTCGGTGTCGTATTCCCGCAAAGTCCGGAATACGCGAATACGGGTTCCTTTGGCAGACATGGAATGCGTCGTTCCCATGCCCTTAAACTTCTTGAAGATGTTCGGGAATTTGAACAGCAGTACGATAATTTTTATTTGATGGACGAAAATAAGATGGGCAATCATGATTATGCCGATAGCCTGGCATATGATTATGACCACCTGAATGCTTTAGGTGGCGCTCAAATAACGTCCCGTATCGATTCAGTCTTGAATGCGATTAAGTAA
- a CDS encoding GntR family transcriptional regulator: MKQRIIKALLDMNLNDGDRLPSVRSMIKSFGASSGTVQAALMELESAGKICKIQGKGCFWGNTPLKNMIPYVHETVSEKLSKAFERDFAQGFIKPSQPLPLSKELSARYNVSQGTLRKFLEEKVARGILKKEGRQYFFYRKQQKRDEAPLSELIFVTRCNSWGGFTAESERELDFLRLIYKTAGKNHYKLTLFGINDATGKLIDRSGKPCKLSEHPNAVGAILSTLLVQNFRPLLTFFADAEFPVAVWWEHPIDAVPRSFMRKDNWVFFNSTFGKQPGKEIGRYLLGLGVTEVGYFSPYHNSSWSKDRLTGLEESGLVVHPYVDAEFASPWDYKQIARKKVEKLSVEIMARTLEKEKLKALAERALTFQDANGNNMPWICVNDEVAGIFMEMVEENNMEIPMPNIGPNYIAFDNSMESYLLRIPSYDFNTDALVEQMFYYISSPSAFDGIKKIHHILGNVVEK, from the coding sequence ATGAAACAGCGGATTATCAAGGCTTTGCTCGATATGAACTTGAACGATGGCGACAGATTGCCGTCGGTCCGATCAATGATTAAATCCTTTGGAGCGTCATCAGGAACCGTGCAGGCCGCCCTGATGGAGCTGGAATCCGCCGGAAAAATTTGCAAAATCCAGGGCAAAGGCTGTTTTTGGGGAAACACTCCGCTGAAGAACATGATTCCGTACGTGCACGAGACGGTTTCGGAAAAACTCTCCAAGGCATTCGAACGAGACTTTGCGCAGGGCTTTATCAAGCCGTCGCAGCCGCTCCCCCTTTCGAAGGAACTTTCAGCCCGCTACAATGTTTCGCAGGGCACTCTCCGCAAGTTCCTGGAAGAAAAGGTCGCCCGCGGAATCCTGAAAAAAGAGGGTCGCCAGTACTTCTTTTACCGCAAACAGCAAAAACGCGACGAAGCGCCGCTGAGCGAACTCATTTTCGTGACGCGATGCAACAGCTGGGGCGGCTTTACCGCCGAAAGTGAACGCGAACTGGACTTTTTGCGCCTCATTTACAAGACCGCCGGTAAAAACCATTACAAGCTGACCCTTTTCGGCATCAACGATGCTACGGGCAAGCTTATTGACCGAAGCGGCAAGCCCTGCAAGCTTTCGGAACACCCGAACGCCGTAGGTGCAATCCTTTCTACACTCTTGGTGCAAAACTTCAGACCGCTCCTGACATTTTTCGCCGATGCGGAATTCCCCGTAGCCGTATGGTGGGAACACCCTATCGATGCCGTACCGCGCAGCTTCATGCGCAAGGACAACTGGGTATTCTTCAATTCCACCTTCGGCAAGCAGCCCGGTAAAGAAATCGGCCGCTACCTGCTTGGCCTCGGTGTCACCGAAGTCGGTTATTTCTCACCTTACCATAACAGTTCGTGGTCCAAGGACCGCTTGACCGGCCTCGAAGAATCTGGCCTGGTGGTACACCCTTACGTGGATGCAGAATTCGCGAGCCCCTGGGATTACAAGCAGATTGCCCGCAAAAAAGTCGAAAAGCTCTCCGTGGAAATCATGGCGCGCACCCTTGAAAAAGAAAAACTCAAGGCGCTTGCCGAACGCGCGCTCACCTTCCAGGACGCAAACGGCAACAACATGCCGTGGATTTGCGTGAATGACGAAGTCGCCGGCATCTTCATGGAAATGGTCGAAGAAAACAACATGGAAATTCCCATGCCGAATATCGGACCGAATTACATCGCCTTCGATAATTCCATGGAAAGCTACCTGTTGCGCATTCCGTCTTACGACTTCAACACCGACGCCCTTGTGGAGCAGATGTTCTACTACATCAGCAGCCCCTCGGCTTTTGACGGTATCAAAAAAATCCACCACATTCTCGGAAACGTGGTGGAAAAGTAA